Proteins encoded within one genomic window of Pygocentrus nattereri isolate fPygNat1 chromosome 7, fPygNat1.pri, whole genome shotgun sequence:
- the LOC108419995 gene encoding uncharacterized protein C11orf91 homolog, with amino-acid sequence MKLKLHYDRKNRQPNMNIHLMGFFPSLYDTPHVVEDIWGSLCWNHGSDLSLFEPRPWPETSRLLEAEYRPLEFYSSPLGDAADPWSELDDICELYIRLKEIELLHQLGEEFDDRRYSFLSTVQYEKEKQMGLEEKRSVHEKKEKQIK; translated from the exons ATGAAACTGAAGCTTCACTACGACAGAAAAAATCGTCAACCCAACATGAATATTCACCTGATGGGTTTCTTTCCATCGCTGTATGACACCCCACACGTAGTGGAAGATATCTGGGGGTCTCTGTGTTGGAACCACGGCAGCGATCTGAGTCTATTTGAGCCGCGGCCGTGGCCTGAAACCAGCCGGCTGCTCGAGGCCGAATATCGGCCGCTCGAGTTTTACTCATCGCCGCTAGGAGACGCCGCGGATCCGTGGAGTGAGCTGGACGACATCTGCGAGCTGTACATCCGACTTAAGGAGATAGAGCTACTTCACCAGCTGGGAGAGGAGTTCGACGACAGGAGAT ACAGCTTCTTGAGCACAGTGCAGTATGAAAAGGAGAAACAGATGGGACTTGAAGAGAAGCGGTCAGTTCAcgagaagaaggaaaaacaaataaaatag